In Catharus ustulatus isolate bCatUst1 chromosome 28, bCatUst1.pri.v2, whole genome shotgun sequence, one DNA window encodes the following:
- the LOC117008068 gene encoding zinc finger protein 436-like, translating to MEEEEKPRRSLTRRSCKPSPESCEEERPSQRQEGSRRSRQSSELVEKPHGGEKPHKCLECGKDFSNNYRLMRHQRIHTGEKTYECGKCGKGFSQSSHLIQHQRIHTGERPYECGKCTKCSWTKSELTMHRVIHAGEQPYTCWECGRSFGQSSNMRKHQRIHTGERPYECPVCWKRFQTSSHLLEHERIHRDEKPFRCSDCGKGFQRNSHLITHSRIHTGERPYECPECGKSFSQSSNLTKHQRSHH from the coding sequence atggaggaggaggaaaagcccAGGAGATCTCTCACAAGGAGGAGctgcaaacccagcccagagagctgtgaggaggaaagacCCTCCCAGAGACAGGAAGGCAGCCGGagatccaggcagagctcagagctggtggAGAAGCCTCATGGAGGGGAGAAGCCCCACAAGTGCTTGGAATGTGGGAAGGATTTCAGCAACAACTACAGGCTGATGCGGCACCAGAGGATCCACACTGGGGAAAAGACCTATGAatgtgggaaatgtgggaaggGATTCAGTCAGAGCTCTCACCTGATCCAACACCAGAGGATCCACACTGGGGAACGGCCCTACGAGTGTGGGAAATGCACAAAGTGTTCCTGGACAAAATCTGAACTGACGATGCACCGCGTGATCCACGCAGGAGAACAGCCCTACACctgctgggaatgtgggagGAGCTTTGGGCAGAGCTCCAACATGAGAAAACACCAGCGCATCCACACcggggagaggccctacgagtgtCCTGTGTGTTGGAAGAGGTTTCAGACCAGCTCCCATCTCCTGGAACATGAGCGGATTCACAGAGATGAGAAGCCCTTCCGCTGCTCCGACTGCGGGAAGGGATTCCAACGCAACTCCCATCTCATTACGCACAGTCGcatccacactggggagaggccctacgagtgtcctgagtgtgggaagagcttctcaCAGAGCTCAAACTTGACCAAACACCAACGGAGCCACCACTAA
- the LOC117007997 gene encoding LOW QUALITY PROTEIN: zinc finger protein 629-like (The sequence of the model RefSeq protein was modified relative to this genomic sequence to represent the inferred CDS: deleted 3 bases in 3 codons) translates to MRARGADDSAVSRQTRSSQRSPPGPHLRPPGPSAPRQGNLGRWEGGSAKAGPPRAVVAGAAAVGTECGRERPRNTKQHKAARRSRQSSELVEKPHGGEKPHKCLECGKDFSNRYRLMRHQRIHTGEKPYECGECGKGFSQSSHLIQHQRIHTGERPYECGKCTKCFWTKSELMMHQVIHTGERPYTCWECGKSFGQSSNMRKHQRIHTGERPYECPVCDKTFRTSSHLLEHERIHTEERPFRCPDCGKGFKRNSHLITHHRIHTGERPYECPECGKSFSQSANLTKHQRSHQ, encoded by the exons ATGAGAGCGCGCGGCGCTGATGACTCAGCAGTGTCCAGGCAGACCCGCAGCTCCCAGCGTTCCCCACCTGGACCCCACCTGCGCCCCCCGGGCCCCAGCGCCCCCCgccaggggaatttggggaggtgggagggggGCAGCGCCAAGGCCGGGCCCCCCCGCGCTGTGGTGGCGGGAGCGGCTGCAGTGGGGACCGAGTGCGGGCGGGAGCGGCCGAGAAACACGAAGCAGCACAAG GCGGCCAGGagatccaggcagagctcagagctggtggAGAAGCCTCATGGAGGGGAGAAGCCCCACAAGTGCTTGGAATGCGGGAAGGATTTCAGCAACAGATACAGGCTGATGCGGCACCAG AGGATCCACACTGGGGAAAAGCCCTATGAGTGTGGGGAATGTGGGAAGGGATTCAGCCAGAGCTCCCACCTGATCCAACACCAGAGGATCCACACTGGGGAACGGCCCTACGAGTGTGGAAAATGCACAAAGTGCTTCTGGACAAAATCTGAACTGATGATGCACCAGGTGATCCACACT GGAGAACGGCCCTACACctgctgggaatgtgggaagagctttggGCAGAGCTCCAACATGAGAAAACACCAGCGcatccacactggggagaggccctacgagtgtCCTGTGTGTGATAAGACGTTTCGGACCAGCTCCCATCTCCTGGAACATGAGCGGATTCACACAGAGGAGAGGCCCTTCCGCTGCCCCGACTGCGGGAAGGGATTC AAGCGCAACTCCCATCTCATCACGCACCATCGCATCCACACcggggagaggccctacgagtgtcctgagtgtgggaagagcttctcaCAGAGCGCAAACTTGACCAAACACCAACGGAGCCACCAGTAA